A single Actinomadura algeriensis DNA region contains:
- a CDS encoding TetR/AcrR family transcriptional regulator — protein MTVPSGRRERKKAATRQKIADAALRLFLARGYDAVGIRDVAAEADVAVTTLFSHFASKEALVFEQDEDFEQRLTRAVTDRAPHEPLMPALRRETHALVRHCTVDGAAPIWRMIDETPSLREYEESMRLRHAESLAKAIDAEHDAAPSTTACRTIARFVIDAYSLAREAADPEAAVDEIFRMIEAAWAIACPTGTRA, from the coding sequence ATGACCGTGCCGTCCGGACGCCGTGAGCGCAAGAAGGCCGCGACCCGCCAGAAGATCGCCGACGCCGCGCTGCGGCTCTTCCTCGCACGCGGATACGACGCGGTGGGCATCCGCGACGTCGCCGCCGAAGCCGACGTGGCCGTCACCACGCTCTTCTCCCACTTCGCCTCCAAAGAGGCCCTCGTCTTCGAGCAGGACGAGGACTTCGAGCAACGCCTCACGCGGGCGGTCACCGACCGCGCGCCGCACGAGCCGCTCATGCCCGCGCTGCGCCGCGAGACCCACGCCCTGGTGCGGCATTGCACGGTTGACGGCGCCGCCCCGATCTGGCGCATGATCGACGAGACGCCCTCCCTCCGGGAGTACGAGGAGTCGATGAGACTGCGTCACGCGGAGTCGCTGGCGAAGGCCATCGACGCCGAACACGACGCGGCGCCGTCCACAACGGCCTGCCGGACGATCGCCAGGTTCGTCATCGACGCATACTCGCTGGCCCGAGAGGCGGCCGACCCGGAGGCGGCGGTGGACGAAATCTTCCGCATGATCGAAGCAGCCTGGGCGATCGCCTGCCCCACCGGCACGCGCGCCTGA
- a CDS encoding NADP-dependent oxidoreductase, which yields MKRVSFAEFGGPDVLRLVDVEEPHAGPGQVRIAVRAAGVNPVDWRIREGQFQQTRPIELPAGVGLDASGVVDEIGEGVEGVEVGDRVFGEGSNTYAEFAVLSAWARMPEGLTFEEAAGYPSVVETALRIIREVGVRPGQTLLVSGASGGVGSAVLQIARDRDITVIGTAGAANQDYLRDLGAVATTYGEGWGERVRRLGHVDAALDLAGSGVLGELVELTGDPRKVITIADLGAPEFGVRFSGAAGSVPDALAEAVDLISRGELHIPVEKTYTLADAAVAHIDSRAGHTRGRRVVLV from the coding sequence ATGAAGAGAGTGAGCTTCGCCGAGTTCGGCGGTCCGGACGTCCTGCGGCTCGTGGACGTCGAGGAGCCCCATGCGGGCCCCGGCCAGGTGCGCATCGCCGTGCGGGCGGCGGGCGTGAACCCCGTCGACTGGAGGATTCGTGAAGGCCAGTTCCAGCAGACCCGCCCCATCGAGTTGCCCGCCGGAGTCGGGCTGGACGCGTCCGGGGTGGTGGACGAGATCGGCGAGGGCGTCGAAGGGGTCGAGGTCGGCGACCGCGTGTTCGGTGAAGGCTCGAACACCTATGCCGAGTTCGCCGTGCTGTCGGCGTGGGCCCGGATGCCCGAGGGGCTGACGTTCGAGGAGGCGGCCGGATACCCCTCCGTGGTGGAGACCGCGCTCCGGATCATCCGCGAGGTCGGCGTGCGGCCCGGGCAGACGCTGCTGGTCAGCGGCGCGTCCGGGGGAGTCGGATCGGCGGTGCTGCAGATCGCCCGCGACCGCGACATCACGGTGATCGGCACGGCCGGGGCCGCGAACCAGGACTATCTGCGGGACCTGGGCGCCGTCGCCACGACGTACGGCGAGGGGTGGGGCGAGCGGGTGCGGCGGCTCGGGCACGTCGACGCGGCTCTCGATCTCGCGGGCTCCGGCGTGCTCGGGGAACTCGTCGAGCTGACCGGGGACCCGCGGAAGGTGATCACCATCGCCGATCTCGGGGCGCCGGAGTTCGGCGTGCGGTTCTCCGGCGCGGCGGGGAGCGTGCCGGACGCGCTCGCCGAGGCCGTCGACCTCATTTCGCGGGGCGAGCTCCACATTCCGGTCGAGAAGACGTACACGCTCGCCGATGCCGCCGTGGCGCACATCGACAGCCGGGCCGGTCACACGCGCGGACGCCGGGTCGTGCTCGTCTGA
- the sigJ gene encoding RNA polymerase sigma factor SigJ, producing MSERRQLINLAYRLTGSLADAEDVVQETYARWYATSREQREAIASPGAWLTKVAGRICLDLLGSARARRERYVGEWIPEPLPDSTEWGGPADPADRITLDESINMAFLVVLESMTPAERVVFVLHDVFRYPFAEVADIVGRTPAACRKLASSARRRVRASRAPAAPTARQADLVRDFKRAWESKDIDALVGLLDPGATMIADGGGLAAAVLRPIEGGEQIARHLVAIAGRTPGTTILQRTVNGQPGLVAQHDGVTVTVAAFDIPGDRIERIWAVRNPEKLCPWTGAGA from the coding sequence ATGAGCGAGCGACGGCAGCTGATCAACCTCGCGTACCGGCTCACCGGCTCCCTGGCCGATGCCGAGGACGTCGTACAAGAGACCTACGCCCGCTGGTACGCCACGTCCCGGGAGCAACGGGAGGCCATCGCGTCTCCCGGCGCCTGGCTGACGAAGGTCGCCGGCCGCATCTGCCTGGACCTGCTCGGCTCGGCACGGGCCCGGCGCGAACGCTACGTGGGCGAGTGGATCCCGGAGCCACTGCCCGACAGCACCGAGTGGGGCGGCCCCGCGGACCCGGCCGATCGGATCACTCTCGACGAGTCGATCAACATGGCGTTCCTCGTCGTTCTCGAGTCGATGACCCCGGCCGAACGCGTCGTCTTCGTCCTCCACGACGTCTTCCGGTACCCCTTCGCGGAGGTGGCCGACATCGTCGGCCGCACACCGGCCGCATGCCGCAAGCTGGCCTCCTCGGCACGCCGTCGCGTCCGCGCCTCGCGGGCTCCCGCGGCTCCGACGGCCCGGCAGGCCGACCTCGTCAGAGACTTCAAGCGGGCATGGGAGTCCAAGGACATCGACGCCCTCGTCGGCCTCCTCGACCCCGGCGCCACGATGATCGCCGACGGCGGCGGCCTGGCGGCCGCCGTGCTCCGCCCCATCGAAGGCGGCGAGCAGATCGCCCGCCACCTCGTCGCCATCGCCGGCCGGACGCCCGGCACGACGATCCTGCAACGTACGGTCAACGGCCAGCCCGGCCTGGTGGCCCAGCACGACGGCGTCACCGTGACCGTGGCGGCGTTCGACATTCCGGGCGACCGGATCGAGCGCATCTGGGCGGTACGCAACCCCGAGAAACTCTGCCCCTGGACGGGCGCCGGCGCTTGA
- a CDS encoding carboxymuconolactone decarboxylase family protein, whose product MSTPTTIEQNDPRSRLPDPAQFFPEVGTVAAAMSKATRNGAVPPTTIGLVQLRAGQIVGSTYHAVRQTDLLRKAGETEERITAVASWRDAPYFTGAERVALELVEAVLTPNPSGERVPDELYTRASAHYDDKALWTLTIAISQICFFIPVALIAKPIPGKPPGKNYIK is encoded by the coding sequence ATGTCCACTCCCACGACGATCGAGCAGAACGATCCCCGATCGCGTCTGCCCGATCCCGCCCAGTTCTTCCCCGAGGTGGGGACGGTCGCCGCGGCCATGTCCAAGGCCACCCGGAACGGCGCGGTTCCGCCGACCACCATCGGTCTGGTGCAGTTGCGCGCCGGGCAGATCGTCGGCAGCACGTACCACGCCGTCCGGCAGACCGACCTTCTCCGCAAGGCGGGGGAGACGGAGGAACGCATCACCGCCGTGGCGTCCTGGCGGGACGCCCCCTACTTCACCGGCGCCGAACGGGTCGCGCTGGAGCTCGTGGAGGCCGTCCTCACGCCGAACCCGTCCGGGGAGCGCGTCCCCGACGAGCTGTACACCAGGGCGTCCGCCCACTATGACGACAAGGCGCTCTGGACCCTCACCATCGCGATCAGCCAGATCTGCTTCTTCATCCCCGTCGCCCTCATCGCCAAGCCGATCCCCGGGAAGCCGCCCGGGAAGAACTACATCAAGTAG
- a CDS encoding alpha/beta hydrolase, whose protein sequence is MRNVNIWSEEFGAETDAPILLIMGSMSQGVLWPDEFVGRLAAGGRRVVRYDHRDTGMSDTVDFAAEPYTWNDIKNDVYRVMDAHGLDDAHLVGHSAGGLLAQLIAVERPERVRTLTVIASSPLGGGEGDVLVRALTGRPQPEGGLPEPTPEFVDHFRALMTAPPPPDRRARIDAMIAEQRVLHGTGLPFDEDAARRLQEHVHERARDLAAATNHRLAAAADPDFEPPDVLHRVKAPTLVIEGTHEPVKPGHGAVIAERIPNARLTIVPGMGHTLPPETHEELTAAILAHTAVG, encoded by the coding sequence ATGCGGAACGTGAACATTTGGAGCGAAGAGTTCGGCGCCGAGACCGACGCGCCGATCCTGCTGATCATGGGGTCGATGTCGCAGGGCGTCCTGTGGCCGGACGAGTTCGTCGGCCGGCTGGCCGCCGGGGGCCGCCGCGTCGTCCGGTACGACCACCGCGACACCGGCATGTCCGACACCGTCGACTTCGCGGCCGAACCGTACACGTGGAACGACATCAAGAACGACGTGTACCGCGTGATGGACGCCCACGGCCTCGACGACGCACACCTGGTCGGCCATTCGGCGGGCGGCCTGCTCGCCCAGCTCATCGCGGTCGAACGTCCGGAGCGGGTGCGCACGCTGACCGTCATCGCCTCCTCCCCGCTCGGCGGCGGCGAGGGCGACGTGCTCGTCCGCGCCCTGACCGGGCGGCCGCAGCCGGAAGGGGGCCTCCCCGAGCCGACGCCGGAGTTCGTGGACCACTTCCGGGCGCTGATGACCGCCCCGCCGCCCCCGGACCGCCGCGCCCGCATCGACGCGATGATCGCCGAACAGCGCGTCCTGCACGGCACGGGGCTCCCCTTCGACGAGGACGCGGCGCGCCGCCTGCAGGAACACGTCCACGAACGCGCCCGCGACCTCGCCGCCGCGACGAACCACCGCCTCGCCGCGGCCGCCGACCCGGACTTCGAGCCGCCGGACGTCCTGCACCGCGTGAAGGCGCCCACGCTCGTCATCGAAGGCACCCACGAACCGGTCAAACCGGGCCACGGCGCGGTCATCGCCGAACGGATCCCGAACGCGCGCCTCACGATCGTCCCGGGCATGGGCCACACGCTCCCACCCGAGACCCATGAGGAACTCACCGCCGCGATCCTCGCCCACACCGCCGTGGGGTGA
- a CDS encoding AAA family ATPase, translating into MLYGRSAEVGALDEVIARARDGSGGAVVLRGEAGAGKTALLDAAAARGGAMRVLRTTGVEPESDLAFAALHQVLWPLTGALGALPAPQRDAVGAALGLRAGTTGDRFLLGAGTFSLLAEAAAPDGLICVVDDFQWVDRASADALLFAARRLATEPIAMLFAVRGDAPVTGVRPTVDVRGLPEPAAAELLASRHGALPAPVVRDLVALTGANPLALGEIAGRLTPAQRAGREPLPDPLPGGDRLFGDRVAALSGPARLVALAAALEPGLDHVLRAADRLLSEQAPDGRAALAELEDAGLAGVSGARVRFRHPLVRSAVRAAAAPADVRRTHAVLADLTDGDRRARHLAGAALGRDERVASALAEAAARARDRGGYGTAATALARAAELTPEPHARAVRLKDAAVASWLGGRPGRAESLLAEARERADGDAALALEIARLRGRFELTSGNAADAVRILAAGDDLDMLADAVEAASYVGDTAAVVDLARRAAAHPEGFLRDAVTGIGLTLDGDAAGPPLLRRALARAGDLRDAAEHLWATAAASALREWDTAMEMATRAGRVARVSGMTGQLPVVLEFTATAERVAGRPARSRAVAEEGLALAREAGYTNTVAAHLANLAVLAALRGEEETCERLAREALAIAVPHRVGLHAGVAAYARAMLDLCLGRHAAAHDRFTALAAAGPGAGHPAVVQRSAPDRVEAAAGAGDHDAARAVLAAYEPHAASPESRALLARCRGLAGSSEGAFHEALRLHTNEFEAARTSLLLGERLRRAHRPGEARAHLRTAWETFERTDARPWARRAQDELRAAGEHGQAPPPAVLDALTPQELRIAGLVADGLSSKRIAARLFLSPRTVEYHLYKIYPKLGIGSRTELARLVVLQKAPVAEHDRL; encoded by the coding sequence GTGCTTTATGGCAGGTCTGCGGAGGTCGGGGCGCTCGACGAGGTGATCGCGCGGGCCCGTGACGGGTCCGGCGGCGCGGTGGTGCTGCGCGGCGAGGCGGGCGCGGGCAAGACCGCGCTGCTCGACGCGGCGGCCGCGCGCGGCGGCGCGATGCGCGTCCTGCGGACGACCGGCGTGGAACCGGAGTCCGATCTCGCGTTCGCGGCGCTGCACCAGGTGCTGTGGCCGCTGACCGGCGCGCTCGGCGCGCTGCCCGCCCCGCAGCGCGACGCCGTCGGCGCGGCCCTGGGGCTCCGCGCGGGCACCACCGGGGACCGCTTCCTGCTGGGCGCCGGGACGTTCTCGCTGCTCGCCGAGGCCGCCGCGCCGGACGGGCTGATCTGCGTCGTCGACGACTTCCAGTGGGTCGACCGGGCGTCGGCCGACGCGCTGCTGTTCGCCGCCCGGCGGCTGGCGACGGAACCGATCGCGATGCTGTTCGCGGTCCGCGGCGACGCCCCGGTCACGGGCGTGCGGCCGACCGTGGACGTGCGCGGGCTGCCCGAACCCGCGGCGGCCGAACTGCTGGCGTCCCGGCACGGCGCGCTGCCCGCCCCCGTCGTGCGGGACCTCGTCGCGCTGACCGGCGCGAACCCGCTCGCGCTCGGTGAGATCGCCGGCCGCCTGACGCCCGCGCAGCGCGCGGGCCGCGAACCGCTGCCCGACCCGCTGCCCGGCGGCGACCGCCTCTTCGGCGACCGGGTGGCCGCGCTGTCCGGCCCGGCCCGGCTGGTCGCCCTGGCCGCCGCGCTCGAACCCGGGCTCGACCACGTCCTGCGCGCCGCCGACCGGCTGCTTTCCGAACAGGCTCCGGACGGACGCGCGGCGCTGGCCGAACTGGAGGACGCGGGCCTCGCCGGGGTGTCGGGGGCGCGCGTGCGGTTCCGGCACCCGCTCGTCCGGTCCGCGGTCCGCGCGGCGGCCGCGCCCGCCGACGTCCGCCGGACGCACGCCGTCCTAGCGGACCTGACCGACGGCGACCGCCGCGCCCGGCACCTGGCCGGGGCCGCCCTGGGACGGGACGAGCGGGTCGCCTCCGCGCTCGCGGAAGCCGCCGCGCGGGCCCGCGACCGCGGCGGGTACGGGACCGCCGCCACCGCCCTCGCCAGGGCCGCCGAACTGACGCCGGAGCCGCACGCGCGCGCCGTCCGGTTGAAGGACGCCGCCGTCGCGTCCTGGCTGGGCGGCCGTCCGGGCCGGGCGGAGTCGCTGCTGGCCGAGGCGCGCGAACGGGCGGACGGGGACGCCGCCCTCGCCCTGGAGATCGCCCGGCTCCGCGGCCGGTTCGAGCTGACCTCGGGCAACGCGGCCGACGCCGTGCGGATCCTGGCGGCGGGCGACGACCTGGACATGCTCGCCGACGCCGTGGAGGCGGCCTCGTACGTGGGCGACACGGCCGCCGTCGTCGACCTCGCCCGCCGCGCGGCGGCGCACCCCGAGGGGTTCCTGCGGGACGCGGTGACGGGGATCGGCCTGACGCTGGACGGCGACGCCGCCGGTCCGCCGCTGCTGCGCCGCGCGCTCGCGCGGGCCGGCGACCTGCGGGACGCGGCCGAGCATCTGTGGGCGACGGCCGCCGCCAGCGCCCTGCGCGAATGGGACACGGCGATGGAGATGGCGACCCGGGCCGGACGGGTGGCCCGCGTGTCGGGGATGACCGGGCAGTTGCCCGTCGTCCTGGAGTTCACGGCGACCGCCGAACGCGTCGCCGGACGGCCCGCGCGCAGCCGGGCCGTCGCGGAGGAGGGCCTGGCGCTGGCCCGCGAGGCCGGCTACACCAACACGGTCGCCGCCCATCTGGCCAACCTCGCCGTGCTGGCGGCGCTGCGCGGCGAGGAGGAGACCTGCGAGCGGCTCGCGCGCGAGGCGCTGGCCATCGCCGTCCCCCACCGGGTGGGGCTGCACGCGGGCGTGGCCGCGTACGCGCGGGCGATGCTCGACCTGTGCCTCGGCCGCCACGCGGCGGCGCACGACCGGTTCACCGCCCTCGCCGCGGCCGGGCCGGGCGCCGGGCACCCGGCCGTGGTGCAGCGGTCGGCGCCGGACCGCGTCGAGGCCGCCGCCGGCGCGGGCGACCACGACGCCGCACGGGCGGTGCTGGCCGCGTACGAGCCGCACGCCGCCTCGCCCGAGTCGCGCGCCCTGCTCGCCCGCTGCCGCGGTTTGGCCGGCTCGTCCGAGGGCGCGTTCCACGAGGCGCTGCGGCTGCACACCAACGAGTTCGAGGCCGCCCGGACGTCCCTGCTGCTCGGCGAACGGCTGCGCCGGGCGCACCGTCCGGGCGAGGCACGGGCGCACCTGCGGACGGCGTGGGAGACGTTCGAGCGGACGGACGCGCGCCCCTGGGCCCGCCGCGCGCAGGACGAACTACGCGCGGCGGGCGAGCACGGGCAGGCCCCGCCACCGGCCGTCCTCGACGCGCTGACCCCGCAGGAACTGCGCATCGCGGGCCTCGTCGCCGACGGGCTGTCGAGCAAGCGGATCGCCGCCCGGCTCTTCCTCAGCCCCCGGACGGTCGAGTACCACCTGTACAAGATCTACCCGAAGCTGGGCATCGGCTCCCGTACGGAACTGGCGCGGCTAGTAGTTCTACAGAAGGCACCGGTGGCCGAACACGACAGGCTCTGA
- a CDS encoding ABC transporter permease codes for MNAALHTEAVKFLRSRAPVATAAAFPLPVLLAALFVSASGTTLGGKSEALGITPDWPGFHTALMQVNAAGGFLLFGILVTWTFGREFSDRAVLDLLALPTSRTAIVLAKFTITATWLLLLGVLQTAGWLATGTLLDLPGPLAAHAYLDLFVLLILNIALTLPVGLAASAGRGYLPGVAATVALLVSGVAAATLGGAGWFPWAVPATIGGLTGAPSATVGGPAIAAATAAAGVAATVLWWRRSDH; via the coding sequence ATGAACGCCGCACTCCACACCGAAGCCGTCAAATTCCTGCGTTCCAGGGCACCCGTGGCGACCGCCGCGGCGTTCCCGCTCCCGGTCCTGCTCGCCGCCCTGTTCGTCTCGGCCTCCGGCACGACGCTCGGAGGCAAGTCGGAGGCCCTGGGCATCACCCCGGACTGGCCCGGCTTCCACACCGCGCTCATGCAGGTCAACGCCGCGGGCGGGTTCCTGCTCTTCGGTATCCTCGTCACCTGGACGTTCGGCCGCGAGTTCAGCGACCGCGCCGTCCTGGACCTGCTCGCCCTCCCGACGTCCCGCACGGCGATCGTCCTCGCCAAGTTCACGATCACCGCGACGTGGCTGCTCCTGCTCGGCGTCCTCCAGACGGCCGGTTGGCTCGCGACCGGCACGCTGCTCGACCTGCCCGGCCCCCTCGCCGCCCACGCGTACCTCGACCTGTTCGTGCTGCTCATCCTCAACATCGCCCTCACCCTCCCGGTGGGCCTCGCCGCGAGCGCGGGCCGCGGCTACCTGCCGGGCGTCGCGGCGACCGTCGCGCTGCTGGTCTCGGGCGTCGCCGCCGCCACGCTCGGCGGCGCCGGCTGGTTCCCGTGGGCGGTCCCGGCGACGATCGGCGGCCTCACCGGCGCCCCGTCCGCCACGGTCGGCGGCCCGGCGATCGCCGCCGCGACCGCCGCCGCCGGCGTCGCCGCCACGGTCCTCTGGTGGCGGCGGAGCGACCACTGA
- a CDS encoding ABC transporter ATP-binding protein, whose protein sequence is MIETRELTKRYGRATAVDRLHLRIRPGEVYGFLGLNGAGKSTTIRMLLGMTRPTAGTVRLFDRDDPDWSRVGYLVDGAHAYPGLTVRENLEIVRRLRRMPDRTAVDRAVALFGLDAHGDRRAGTLSLGNAQRLGLAKAVLHRPDLLVLDEPANGLDPAGIVELRGILRRLAREEGTAILVSSHILAEVARTADRIGVIDRGRKLTEFPATELPRCTCGAEDLEDVFLRLLNEHRQAEPA, encoded by the coding sequence ATGATCGAGACACGCGAGCTGACCAAGCGGTACGGACGCGCGACGGCCGTCGACCGGCTCCACCTGCGGATCCGCCCCGGCGAGGTGTACGGGTTCCTCGGCCTCAACGGCGCGGGCAAGTCCACCACCATCCGGATGCTGCTCGGCATGACCCGCCCGACGGCCGGGACGGTACGCCTGTTCGACCGGGACGATCCGGACTGGAGCCGGGTCGGGTACCTCGTCGACGGCGCCCACGCCTACCCCGGCCTCACCGTCCGGGAGAACCTGGAGATCGTCCGGCGCCTGCGGCGGATGCCCGACCGCACCGCGGTGGACCGGGCCGTCGCCCTGTTCGGCCTGGACGCCCACGGCGACCGGCGCGCGGGCACCCTCTCCCTCGGCAACGCCCAGCGGCTCGGGCTCGCCAAGGCCGTCCTGCACCGGCCCGACCTCCTCGTCCTGGACGAACCGGCGAACGGGCTCGACCCCGCGGGCATCGTGGAACTGCGCGGCATCCTGCGGCGGCTCGCCCGCGAGGAGGGCACCGCGATCCTGGTCTCCAGCCACATCCTCGCGGAGGTCGCGCGGACCGCCGACCGCATCGGCGTCATCGACCGGGGCCGCAAGCTCACCGAGTTCCCCGCGACCGAACTGCCCCGCTGCACCTGTGGCGCCGAGGACCTGGAGGACGTCTTCCTGCGCCTCCTCAACGAGCACCGGCAGGCGGAACCTGCATGA
- a CDS encoding TetR/AcrR family transcriptional regulator, with protein MSLRETKRVRTRQAIQEQAMRLFLEQGFDSTTVAEVAAAADVSAMTVFRHFPTKESLVLEDDYDPVIADRVRRRPADEPVLHRIAASILEGLAELPPDPRVLLARTRLILHTPALRARLWENNHATEQAIATALPDRDPFEVRVAAGACLAAATTAMVRWADDDGRTDLRSVMAEALKVVTG; from the coding sequence GTGAGCTTGAGGGAGACGAAACGCGTCCGGACCCGGCAGGCGATCCAGGAGCAGGCCATGCGCCTGTTCCTGGAGCAGGGCTTCGACTCGACCACGGTCGCCGAGGTCGCGGCGGCCGCCGACGTCTCCGCCATGACGGTCTTCCGGCACTTCCCCACCAAGGAGTCGCTCGTCCTCGAGGACGACTACGACCCCGTGATCGCCGACCGTGTCCGGCGTAGACCCGCGGACGAGCCCGTCCTGCACCGGATCGCCGCGAGCATCCTGGAGGGACTCGCGGAACTGCCGCCCGACCCGCGTGTCCTCCTGGCCCGCACCCGGCTGATCCTGCACACGCCCGCCCTGCGCGCCCGGCTGTGGGAGAACAACCACGCCACCGAGCAGGCCATCGCCACCGCGCTCCCCGACCGGGACCCCTTCGAGGTGCGGGTCGCGGCCGGCGCCTGCCTGGCCGCCGCCACCACCGCGATGGTGCGCTGGGCCGATGACGACGGCCGCACCGACCTGCGGAGCGTCATGGCCGAGGCGCTGAAGGTCGTCACCGGATGA
- a CDS encoding immunity 49 family protein: MEIARHQVSEQLIARAVDDIQGRVATRHHRLRWDDLTLKGLRDTRDEILDHVAARTLSDPALSATEAHLALRTAASCSAGVLDLSLWPEGDFYIEFPLITDYLDLIDGNTNDRERFNAPEAINTVNLTFAGEARRIPSVSEWSDAFALCLLGSEFRHPWRYHLILRGEVASEIRSEATDPAAVAEMDALCAYVDRTMRRLDGPDPMERLRKPDADERARAARRLDDAGPLTPDQRLLRVLLDDDRPAFDRALADRLTEYRDTVGDDPAPRSLLPLATIVLAKLAVLVHGWDLDVRSGYLPEALLRLPAPADPAVSSTP; this comes from the coding sequence ATGGAAATCGCACGCCATCAAGTCAGCGAGCAATTGATCGCCCGGGCGGTCGACGATATCCAGGGGCGGGTGGCCACCCGCCACCACAGGCTGCGTTGGGACGATCTCACTCTGAAAGGTCTCCGAGACACGCGCGACGAAATCCTCGACCATGTCGCCGCCCGCACGCTGAGCGATCCCGCGCTTTCCGCCACCGAGGCCCACCTGGCCCTGCGGACCGCCGCATCCTGCTCGGCGGGCGTGCTGGACCTCAGCCTCTGGCCGGAGGGCGACTTCTACATCGAGTTTCCCCTCATAACCGACTATCTCGACCTCATAGACGGAAACACGAACGACAGGGAGCGCTTCAACGCCCCGGAGGCGATCAATACCGTCAACCTCACCTTCGCGGGCGAAGCGCGCCGGATTCCCTCGGTGAGCGAGTGGAGCGACGCGTTCGCCCTGTGCCTCCTCGGCAGCGAATTCCGGCACCCATGGCGATACCATCTGATACTTAGAGGCGAGGTCGCGTCGGAAATCCGGAGCGAGGCCACGGACCCGGCCGCCGTCGCCGAGATGGACGCGCTGTGCGCCTACGTCGACCGCACGATGCGCCGCCTCGACGGGCCGGACCCGATGGAGCGCCTGCGCAAGCCGGACGCCGACGAGCGCGCCCGGGCCGCACGGCGGCTGGACGACGCCGGACCGCTGACGCCCGACCAGCGGCTGCTGCGCGTGCTGCTGGACGACGACCGTCCCGCGTTCGACCGCGCACTGGCCGACCGGCTCACCGAGTACCGCGACACCGTCGGGGACGATCCCGCGCCCCGGAGCCTGCTGCCGCTCGCGACGATCGTCCTGGCGAAACTGGCCGTCCTCGTGCACGGCTGGGACCTGGACGTCCGCTCGGGCTACCTCCCCGAAGCACTGCTCCGCCTCCCCGCACCGGCGGACCCGGCCGTGAGCTCCACGCCATAG